From Sphingobacterium bambusae:
ATCGCCCTCCTTCCATTCCTTTTGGAGAATACCGGGCGCAATAGCGATCTGGTCGGCATCCGTGCTCACCACCGTCTCAAAGCGTATCCAGTCGGAATCGTTGGCAATGTACGTATTCTGCCGCGCCTGCATGTCCGTAGGCTCAGCCATCCGATCGCGGTTAGGCAGTCCATATTTCTTGCGCACATCATTGTCCACAAGCTCTACCGCATCTTGGTAGCCAATGCTCGGAAAGGAACTATTGCTAAAAAAGGTACCGTTCTCCAAAATAGCAGAGCGATCAAATAAGAAATTATTCGGCTTATTCTTGACACGCGAAAATAGCTGCACGCTATCGCCGGGAGCCAACGGACGATCCAATTTGTAGATATCAAATTCGGCCACGCTATCCTTCAAAACCAGCTTCGCACCGGCCACATGCATAGAGTCCACCAAGTCATTGTAATTGATAAAAATCGAATCAATAGCCACCGACGTTTTATTCTTCAATACATAGTTCACCTTGGCCACAAAATCCCGTTTTGAGGGGTAGATATCCATCTGCACATAAGCCTGCACAATCCGTGGCTGCGCCTTGCCTTGATACTTTTTATATTTCTTCTCATAGTCCACCTGCTCCTGTTCCTGCTGCTTGGCCGACACATAGCGATCCACGATATTTTTCTCCCGGTAGATGGCAAATCCCAAGCATACGAATAGTACCAGCGCTGCCAGCATAGGGACATAGATAACCGCCGTTCCTCGGCTTTTTGCCGTTGCCCAACGATCCTTCACACTCGAGATAATACCACGGCGCCAAAACAACTGCGTGATACCAGTTAGGAACAACGCAAATAAAAGCCAATACACCTTGTACCAAATATAGTGACGTACATCGCCATAGCCATCCATATCGGAATAGCTGTAGCGCGGCCCTTGGTTGAATTTAAAAATAGACTGCTCAAGCCCCACTTTAGACAACATCGGCATCACCATAACAATCACCAAGCATACAAAAAAGCCGATATAATAGTTCTTGAAAAAGGCATGTATGAACAGTGCAAACAAGATCAACAGCACATAGTTAAGCATATCCAGCACGAACAGCTCGTAGAGGTAATGCCCTACCTCTACCTGAAAATAACCCTGCGACAATTGATATCCGATACCGGTCAACATACTGATAAACAGCACGAGGCAGGTAATCTTGATCATGGCGAGAAACTTCGAAAAGAATAAAGCCCAATTGGGAATCGCTGTTGCATCAACCAGCAGATTCATCCGCGCCAAGCTGGAGCGCTGCACCAACAGTCCCGAGAAAAGGTAAATAATCAAGGTGAGGAAGAAACTGTAAATACTCCCCGTGTTGCGCAGCATCATCCAGGTTACGGGATAGGTTTCCGTTCCATAGAGCTGCCCCGCCGAGGAGGTCATCACGGCTACCATCAACACCGCAAAGATCATCATGATAATGAAAACCCAGTTTTTGATGATATACTTAAAATCGTGTTGCGATAGGTTCCAAGCCGTTTTCAGGTAGGCGAAAAACGAATAGTTCAATTTCACCGCCGGCAGGTTGACCAACATGATACTACCAAAATTGTTTTTGGTGACACGCTTCGGCGCTTTAGCTTTGCCCAGTTGCACACCCGCATAGGAGAAGCTAAACGTGCAGTAGACCAAAGCCAATACCAGCAGCCCAAGTCCGCCCCATATCAACCTGTTGTACAGGATGGCACCGCGGAAAGGAATATTGTTTACATTCTGCTCGTCAATGGTCCAGTACTTCGTTTCGTAGCGCATGGCGTCAAAACCAAAGGGATCGATCAGCGAAGCCAGAAACTCATTATCCATATTGCTGCGCAGCTGCCCCAAAAAAGCATCCAGCACAAACAGAAAGATGATAAATATAAAGCCGATGTAGATATTCCGCGTGTAGGTAACCAAGGCAAAGACAATGGCACCAAACAAGATCAAGTTGGGAATAACGAAATAAAAATAGGCCTGTAAAAACGACCAAGGGTGGTTAGGCCCTAGCAAATCGGGATTTACATTGGGAAGCAACTGCGCCGCTAAAAAGCCCAGCGTCGTCATGCAGACAATAAGCACCGTGATACAGAGGGAGCTGAGAAACTTAGCCGACAGGTACGATGTTTTATCCAAGGAATAGGAATAGAGTACATGATGCACACCATAACGGAAATCACGGTAGATCGAGGCACCTACAATCGTTGGAAGAACAAAATATACAAAGATCGACAGCGCATTCAACATGCCGCTCACGCTCATCGGCGAGTTGGCATACACCGGACTGGAGGTCGTTGCCGTAGCCTGATCGAGCACGCCCAAGCTGCTTCCCATCGTGAATAGCGCAAACACAAAAAAGAGGACGCCATAAATGTAGAACGCCGGATTCTTAAACCAACGTTTTAGCTCAAAGGTGAAAATAGCACTAAACATGTAGAGCTTCCTGTTTGAGGTTTACGAAATAAACATCTTCCAGCACCGGTTTGGCCTCGCGTACGGAATCATCGGGCTTCACATCGTGGTACAGGCGTATGTTCAAGGAGTTATCTGGGTTATAATTCGAAGAAATAACATTGTAGCGTTTGCTCTCCGCCTCAAAGTCCACCCGATCGATCGTCTTGGTCCATATTTTACCGGCCAACATATCCTGTCCCTGCTGCGCCGTACCGCGATACAACAATCGACCACCATTAAGGATGGCCAGCTCGTGGCACAGCTCGCGTACATCATCCACAATATGCGTCGAGAAGATAACCGTATTGTCCGTACCGATCTCGCGCAACACATTCAGAAAACGCTGCCGCTCTGCAGGATCCAGCCCCGCGGTGGGCTCATCCACAATGATCAGCTGCGGGCGGTTTAGCAGCAGCTGCGCAATACCGAAACGCTGTTTCATACCTCCCGAGTAACCGCTCACACTTTTATCACGCACATCATACAGGTTGGTGATCTCCAACACCTCTTGAATCATTTTCTTCCGATCACTTTTCCCCGTGATGCCTTTTAGCTGTGCAAAATAGTTCAACAGCTCTTCGGCCGATATATTGGGATACACGCCAAACTCCTGCGGCAGATAGCCCAGCACTTTGCGCAAACTCATTTTATCTTTCAGCACATCGATATCGCGAAAACGGATGGCACCGGCATCCGGCTGTTGCAAGGTCGCAATCGTCCGCATCAGCGACGACTTCCCGGCTCCATTCGGGCCCAATAGACCAAACATGCCCTTCCCTATCTCAAGGTTGATATTATCGAGCGCCTTCACGCCATTCTTATACGTTTTCGTTAATTCGGTTATCTGTAAACTCATCGGCTATAGTTTTATTATTTTCTACATTAGTAGCCCCATCGGCGATTTTGTTACAGGGTTTTCCATATTTTTTCACCGACGTTCTTCGGGCTTTCGCCTAATTTTTACCTCCACTTACCTAAAATAGCTATCAGAAATACCTTACAGCAAGTTACTTTGCAAAAAACAAGCAATAACGATGGGATGGTTTTCAAAATTTAATAAAAAGGAATTACCGGCAGCGCCGGTAGAGCCCATAGCACTGACGCCCGAGAGTACATCGGTACCTAAAGTGGAACACAGCCAACTGAACGGCGCCTCGGTGCACGATAATCAAGGTATATTTTTGATCTATGCCTACCTGCAGCAAGATTTCGAGGGTCGCGGCTTTAACGATGCCTTGATCAGCCCCGACGAAGGCTACAAAAACGATAACCTCCGCCTGATAAAATATGACTTGGAAATCCTGATCCATCAAGTAAAGACCTACCATGAGTCCTTGATGAAAGACATTGAATTTCATATACATTCCCGCGGACGCGCCGGACTGGTAGATCTGGTAGACGAGCTCAAGATCAAGCAGACCGACCTGCAGGCGCATATTGCCAAGGTTGCCGCCTTTGAAAATTCATTGGAAACGGATGCCGGACTATGCGAACGTGCCGTACTGGCTTACAAACGTGGTTTTATGAAAGGGATGGCCTCCATCACGCAAGCCTATCTATTAAACAAAAAATTCTAGCACATGAAAGACTGGTGGTTAAAATTCGGCTGCTTCCTAACGGGATTTAATTACAATCTCGTTAAAAATTCCAGTGAGCAGTCCTCAAAAAACGTCAAAAAATACACCTCGGCCATGCTGCTAATCACTTTGGTCTGGTTTTTCATCGGCTATAGCTTCGCCACGCGCTATCTACACTTCGGCATGATAGGCGGACTCGCTGGTGCCCTGTTGATGTGTTTTGTCATTATACAGATCGAGCGCATCATTATCCTATCGACCAAGGTAAGTGCTTGGTCCAGTGGTTTCCGTATCCTGCTGGCCGTGGTGATGTCTATCCTAGGTGCTTTTATTATGGATCAAATAACCTTTAAGGACGACATCGAACTCCGCAAGGCACAGGTGATGGATCAACGGGTAAAACTGGCCGTGAAGCAATCCGAGGACGATCTGCAAAAACAGATAGCCGGCCTCGACAGCATGATCGCATCGGCTACAAAGAAGTACGACGCCGTAAGTCTGGACCTCAAAAAGAACCCAGTCATTGTGACCACCTACACCAATAAAAGTGTAACGAAGGACAACACCGGGAAGGAACTCAACAGCACGCAGTCTACCAATCGTTCGGTGATGGAGAACCCCAAGAAAATAGAAATGGAGCAGCTCCACAAGCAGATCGAAACGCTACAGACCAAGAAATTTGAGCTAGCAGCCTCCATTACCACCATTAAAGAACGTAAGGAAAAAGAACTGAAGGCCGCCACCGGATTTCTCGACGAACTTACCCTCTTGCACGACGTGGTAACGTCCTCAAAAATTGGTATATTCGTTTATCTGCTGTTTATGTTGTTCTTCTTGGCCATCGAACTGTTCGTATTGGTAATGAAGCTAACGGATCGCGAGTCAGACTACGATAAGCTGCTGCAGCACCAAACAACTATCCGGATGCAGATGTTGGAAAAGCTACAGCTTCCGGAAACAAGGTAACCATCTAATTGTTATATTATTAAACGTATTAAAATAGAATCACTATGTCAATTAAAGAAACATTTTTCGTCAATGGCGAGAACCTCCTAAAAAAGATCAAAGAAATTATTGCCGAAGGGAATGTGACCAAGATCAGCATATCCGACAAATCAGGCAAAGAGTTAATGAGCTTCCCGGTTACCATCGGCGTGGTAGGCGTGGTATTTGCGCCCATCTTCGCGGCCATCGGTGCCTTGGCAGCTTTACTAACCGAGTGCAAGATCACCGTAGAAAAGCAAAAGGATGATACTCCTCCACCTGCCGACAAGCAAGAAGGAACCATCATCGAAGTAAAATAACCCCTAAAGAAACAAGGCCGGAGGAGCTGGACAAGCTCCTCCGGCCTTCTATTGCGCCAACCCATTTAAAACCTTCCTGCCCCTATCGTTGTTCCCTTTGAAAATAAGAAAGGAAAAAATCATGGCAGAAAAAAAAATAGGCATACTTGTCGGATCGTTACGAAAAGAATCATTCAGTAAAAAAACAGCACATTTCCTCATAAAAAATGCACCTGCTGGCTATCAACTCGAGCTTATCGAGATCGGTCAACTGCCGATCTACAACCAAGATTTTGATGAGGAAGGCAGCCCTGCGGAATACAAACCCTTCCGCGATAAAATTAAAACCTTGGATGCCGTCATCTTCATCACCCCAGAGTACAATAGATCGGTACCCGGCGTGCTGAAAAATGCGCTTGATGTCGCTTCGCGCCCTTACGGCGAAAGCAGCTGGGATGGCAAGCCCGCGCTGGTCGTCTCGACTTCCATCAGCAATATCAGCGGCTTTGGCGCAAACCATCATCTTCGCCAATCGCTGGTGTTTCTCAACATGCCCACGCTACAACAGCCTGAGGTTTACATCGCCAATATCCAAAACCTATTTGACGACAACGGTAAGCTGACGAATGCCGAATCTGCCAAATTCTTAAACGATGTACTCGCCGCATTCCTTGCCTTTGCCGATAAATTTTAAGCGGCAACTTTTCTAAGGGCGGTGGCCTTAAATTATAGTGGCGAGGCCTGCAAAAGTCAAGCAGTGCCTCGCCTTTTCCATCCGCCTATTCAAAACTATTTATCGTTTCTCACGTTATCATTACAAACAATAAAACCTTATTGTATGCCGACACTATTGGAATATAATGTACGTAAAGCAGACAACGCCTATTGGGCTTTCGCCATCCATGATGGACATCATATCAGCCCGGCCTTGGAAGGCTACTACCAGCTCAACGAGGAGCAGCGTCTGCGCGAAGAGGATCCCCATACGGGATGTATGGTCGAGCTTCCCTGCAATCAGTTTATTGTCCATACCTCCCGCTTTCAGCTGGATATCAACCGAAAGCTAGAGGAAGCCATTTACCGCAGCCCGGACATGGCTTGGGGGTTGCAGGTCTACAAGGAGCTGCCGCCAGCATCACTACTCCAACAGCTTTCCGATGATTACCATTCGATTTACACACAAATTGATCAATGGATCGAGGAAACCATCGCACAACACGGATATTTTATCGCTTTTGATGTGCATAGCTACAATGCCAAGCGACAAGCTCCCGATGAAATCGTCGACGAAGTAAGCAACCCGCAGATCAACTTGGGTACGCTCTATAACGATGAAAAATGGCGCCCCGTGATTGATCAGTTTATGGCGAGCATAACGGCCAATCAGGTGCTCGACCAAAACATCGACATCCGGGAAAATGTGAAATTCAAAGGCGGACAGCTGGCACAGCACCTGCTGCAAAAATATGGAGATAAGGGTTGCGTGCTATCCGTAGAATTCAGGAAAGATTTTATGGATGAATGGACTGGTGTGCCCTTTATGCCTGTGGTGCAAGCCTACAAGCAATTGCTGATGCATGCGCTCAAGGACCTACAAAACATGCTGCCCTATGGAAGCACCAGATAAAATACTGCCGCAGATATTACGAGCGATCAAAGACAACATCCCTATTCATAAACAAATACCGAATACGGGGAAAATAGTCTTTAACAAGATCGTCCCCTATATCTTCATCTATAGAATGCCTTTCGAGGGTAAAGATCGTCTGTTGGCCGAATTGGCAAAGTCCGAGCTGGCCAGTGTCATCTTTATTCCTGAGAAATCCACCTACGACGTTAGCGGATGGATTCGCAAGGTGGCTAAAGCACTGGCCGACGAGTTTGGCACATGCCTACTGGTGGAGGTGTGGAATGCCGAAGATGAAGAGCAGACCAGTGATGTGGCGGTTCACCTCGCGCAAAAGAATGTGCTCGACCTTGCCGAATACTTGGCCAAGAATATACGCACGGAGGCACCTGAGCTGCTCGTCGATCTAAAGAAGGGCAACAGGCTACCCAGCCCGCCGGATCGGCCGGCCTTGGTTGATGCGCAAGATGCCAAAGATAATTTGGTACTTTCCTTAGGCCTCTCCATCCGAAAGCGCTACGAAGATACGGACGGTAAGCACCTGCCGCTAATGCTGCGCAATATGCGCGAAGGATTGGCAAAAAGCCTATCGCGGTTATTCTTTGAGTTCGTGCGGGTACATACCAATGTGCGCGCAGCGCATTTCAAAATGAAGGTGCACGAGCGCCTCAACGAACAGATCTACGAGATCGATGCCGTATTGGCCAAGGAAAGCCAGAAGTTCGATTTTCTGCTGTTGACCACGCCCATCAATGCTAATGATGCTTGGCTGCAGTTCAAAAAGGAAAAATTTCGGAAGACACCGAAATTCCATTATCGACCCATGCCCATCGATCCAGATATTGTAAAGCGCAGCTTGTACAACCTACGTATCGAAGATATCTACGACCCAACCATTGCCTACCTATTTCGGGATAAACGTCGCGAACTGGATGATATGATGACCATGTTGGCCTCGCGCGGCACGCCCGATTTCAAATATGGCAGCCTGATGGTCTTTGGAAACGTCAGCGATAGCCTCTATGAGCTGGCCAAAGCATTGCTTATTGCCATAGACAGTATCCCGCAAACGGAAAGGTATGATGAAGACGAGCTAGACGCCCGACAATTTGCGCAACTGGCCAAAGAGGAAATATCTTTCCTGCAGCAGCAGGCACCGAGCTTCAGCACCAGTGTGCGGATTAGGGACGACATTTCCGGCGTGATGGTCAACCACGGTGTGCTCAATATCAGCAAGCAATACAGGATCAGCCGTAAACGTGCGCAGGCACTGATCCAACATGAGGTGGGTACACACATCATTACCTACTTCAATGGAAAAGAGCAGACATTCAGCTTATTTCGTCAAGGCGTGCCGGGCTATGAGCAGCTGCAGGAGGGCTTGGCCGTACTGGCCGAATATATGGTAGATGGACTCACCAACGAGCGCCTGCGTATCCTCGCAGGCCGTGTCCTAGCTGTGCGCTATATGTTGATGGGACATACCTTTGTAGAAACTTTCGATATGTTGCACGAAGAGTTTCGATTTGATCAAGAAACGGCCTTTACCATGACTATGCGCGTTTACCGCTCGGGCGGATTGACGAAAGACGCGCTATACCTACAAGGCTTTATGGAGCTGATCGAATACATTCAGGAAGGCAAAGATCTGGATATCCTTACCATCGGCAAGATACGCGAGGACTACCTGCCCATTATTGCCGACCTGATGCAGCGCGGCATCCTGAAACAACCTTTGCTAAAACCCCGTTACTTGCAAGAGCCCTACGTGAACAAGCTAAAGGACGTAAAGCATTTTGCAAGCATCTTTAAAATGATAAATTACTAGCATGTATATATGAACATCGCATTCTTAATCAACCAAACCCATAAAGAGGAGGCCAGCTTCACGACCACCCTATTGGCATTTAAGGCCCACAAACGCGGCCACAAGATTTTTTACATAGGCTTGGCCGACTTCTCCTACCATGGGGAGCATAGCGTTGGTGCGCACTGCCGAATTTTAGAACCCAGTGAGGAGGTCGCCAATGAAGAAGAATTGATGGCCAACCTGCGCGACAAAAAGAAGGAGTTTGTCGATGCCAAGCAAATGGATGTCCTTTGGATACGCTATGATCCCGTGCTCGACATGATCAGCAGACCTTGGGCATCGGCCACGGCTCTGCAGTTTGCCCAGCTGATCAAGCGCCAAGGTACTTGGGTGATCAACGACCCCGATAAGCTGGTGGAAGCCACCAATAAGCTTTATTTGGAGTATTTTCCGAAAAGCATCCGCCCAAAGACGGTCATCACCCGCAGCTACGACGATGTGGTGCAATTCCTAGACCAGCAGGAAGACCAAATTATTCTGAAACCGCTGAAAGGTTCAGGGGGCAAAAATGTGTTTCTCCTGAAAAAAGATGAACGCCATAACCTCAAGCAGACGGTCGAAGTAATTGCCCGAGATGGATATCTCTTGGCGCAAGAATACCTGCCCGCAGCAACAAATGGTGATATCCGCTTTTTCTTGGTCGACGGCAAACCGCTAGTCGTGGATGGCAAGTATGCCAGCGTAAACCGCGTGCAGCAGAAAGGCGATATCCGCAGCAATATCCACCAAGGCGGCAAAGCTCAAGCGGCAGCGATTGACGACAGCATCCTGCACACCGTTAGTCAGGTATCCGACAAATTGAAAGAAGACGGTATGTACTTCGTCGGACTGGATATCGTAGGCGACAAAATTATGGAGATCAATGTGTTTAGCCCCGGTGCGCTACTGCACGCCGGACAGCTCAATGGCGTGGACTATGCCACGGCCCTGCTAGAAGATATCGAGCGAAATTATAAACAACGAAGTCAAAAGTAATATCCATGAAAAAAGGCATCTCAACGGATGCCTTTTTTCCTATATAAAACTTTAATTTCTAATCACTAATCAGCGCTAACTTCCTTTCCTACCGTTGATGGTGGCACCACCTTAACTTCGCGCTCCGTTTCTTTTAATTCGACATGCACAGCAAATTCGGAAGGCTCAATAGGCACCCCTTTGTAGGCCGCATATTCCCGGGTGTAGGTGGCGCCTAAGTACAAGATCGCCGCCGTGTAGTATACCCACAACAAGATAAGCACAATGGAACTGGCGGCACCATAAGTAGATTCTGTGCTGGAGTTTTCGATATACAAGCCAATGCCAAAGCGACCAATAACAAAAAGCAAAGCCGTAAACAAAGCCCCCGATCGCACGGTGCGCCATTGAATATTGACATCCGGCAATACCTTAAAGATAACGCCAAACAAGACGAATATCACGCCAAAGGAGATCAAAAAGTTAATGGAGCTGAACAAAAAGACCGTAATCTCAGGGAAGAAACGCTGCAGCCGATCCGTGAAGGCAAGGATAACACCATTGACAATCAGCGTAACGACCAACAAGAAGCCAAGGCCAATAACCAAGGAAGAGGAAAGCAAGCGATCTTTAATCAACTTGACCCAGCCCTTTTTTACTTTGGGACGAACCTGCCAAATTTTGTTGATAGAGTTCTGTATATCGCCAAATACGGTGGTGGCCCCAAGCAGCAAGGTTACCGCGCTGATGATTAACGCCATGGTCGATTTACCCGACAGCGAAAGGTTAGCAATCACTTCCTGCACCTGCTGCGCGGCACGCGCGCCAACGAAACCACGCAGCTCCTCATACACCTTACCCTGCGTAGCATCTTGTCCGAGAAACACGCCCGCCAAGGAGATGATCAAGACCAACATCGGCCCTAACGAAAACACCGTGTAATAGGCCAGCGATGCACTGAATTTCAAGCCATCCTCGCCCATAAACCCTGTTACGGAATTTTTCAAGATGGTAAAATGCGATTTTACTGTTTCCAATTTTCCCTTTGCCATAAGCTACTTTATTCATTTTGTTCAGCTAAAGAACCCCATTGCGCATAGAAAAGTTTAGAAAAAATCCGTCGCTTAGGATAAAGCCTGTACTTTTGTGTCTTAAATAGCATGATGTACAACTTTAAAAATGACTACGCCGAAGGCGCACATCCCCTTATATTAGACAAACTAGCTAGCAGCAATTTTGAGCAGGAGCTGGGCTATGGGGACGATCGTTTTTCCGAAAAAGCAAAACAAGCCATCCGCGCCAAGATTGGGCAGCCCGATGCCCCCCTATATTTTGTATCGGGCGGCACGCAGGCCAACCTTTTGGTTATTTCGCATCTCTTGCGCCCACATGAGGCCGTGATTAGCGCTAAAACCGGACATATATACGCCAATGAAACCGGAGCCATTGAAGCCACCGGGCACCGCGTGATCACCGTTGAACCGGAAAATGGAAAAGTAACAGCCACAGCCGTAGCAGCGGTCATCGCCGCACATCAGCTGCGCCCACACGTGGTGAAGCCTAAAATGTTGTACATCTCCAATTCTACCGAACTGGGCACAATATATCGTAAGGATGAACTGATCGCGCTGCATGCGGCATGCAGGCAACATGGTCTGCTGCTGTTCATGGATGGCGCCCGCTTGGGACATGCCTTGACCGCAACCGCCAACGACCTCTCCCTAGCCGAAATCGCCTTGCACACCGACGTGTTTTATATAGGCGGAACAAAAAATGGTGCTCTACTTGGGGAAGCCATTGTTTTCCCTACAGCACAACTTGCCACTGACTTTGACTACAGCCTGAAGCAAAAGGGTGCCCTACTGGCCAAAGGCCGCATATTAGGCATACAGTTCCTTGCCCTATTTGAAGACAACCTCTACTTTGACCTAGCAAAGCACGCCAATGATCGCGCCCAACAGATTGCGGACAGCATCAGCGCATGCGGCTTTTCCTTCTTAACGCCCCCACAAACCAATCAGCTATTTCCCATTTTGCCCAAAAAGCTGATTGAGCAACTTCTTGCTAATTATGCCTTTTACGTGTGGACGGAAATCGATCAAGCATATGCCGCTGTGCGTATTATTACTTCATGGGCAACCGATGCCACGCAGGTAGATAATTTCTGTGCGGACATAAAGGAGCTATCAAAAACATTAGCGTAGGAAAATATGGATGCTTCTACCCTATTGATCTTCCATTCCTACTACCGTTGGGTAGTGCTACTCGCGATGTTGTTTCAGTTGGCTTGGCTTTGGTGGAACAGTAAGAGCCAAACGGTCTTTCTCCAGAAACACTTTTATATGGTACTTGGTTTAACCATACTTTACGACATACAGCTGCTTATAGGTTTCTTGCTCTACTTTCACTCTCCGCTGGTCGATGCTTTCCTACAAAATGTGGGGCTAGGCATTAAAAACAGACAACTTCGCTTTTTCGGTTTAGAGCATGCAAGTGTCATGAGCCTAGCGTTGCTGCTTAGTAATATCGTAGCTTTCCGTTGTGTGAAAAAAGTAGGGCAACAGCATGTTTTCAGGTATGTATTACGGTGGTATATCGCTATTTTTCTGCTTATCCTGAGCTCCGTTCCCTGGTCCTTTTCGCCATTAACGAGCCGCCCAAGTTTCCGCTAGGGCTTCAAAAGTATAATGTCCTTAAATTTTTACAATTCGCATCCCCCTATCCCTCGCACTTTTCGCTACTTTAGCGAAAAAAAACATCACTAACACCAATATGCGAAAACTCTGCACCGTTCTACTGGCCAGCATCTACTTTGTTGCGCCAGCCCAAGAGCAAAAAAAGCAGCACGACAAGGCAAATTATGGCCTCGCTGCAAAATTCTCGCCCACAAAACTCCAAAATCTTATTTTTTCTACGGACGTACGCCCCAACTGGATCAACCATTCCGACAGGTTTTGGTACGAATACCGCACATCTACCGGCAAAAAGTGGTATGTGGTGGATCCGCAGGCAAAATCACGTCAAGTTCTTTTTGATAATGCCGACCTCGCCGCTCAGGTGACCAAGATTGTCAAAAACCCCTTCGACGCACAGCATTTGGCCTTGGAAAACCTAGAGTTTACAGATGATGAAAAGCGCATTCGCTTTGAAGTGAAAAGCAGCAAGGATACCGTAAAGAATAAAGAAGAAATTGCCAAACTGAAGAATAAGTCGGATACCCTCAAAAAGAAAGTATTCTACTTGGAATATGATCTGGCGACCAAACAGGTAAAAGAGCTGGACGAAAGCAGCAAAGAGAAAGCCAAACCTTACTGGGCAAGCCTTTCTCCAGACACTAGCCGTGTGTTCTTTGCCAAGAACTACAACCTGTATTGGATGGATAAAGAAAATTTTGCGAAAGCGATCAAGGATGATAAAGATTCGACCATCGTGGAGCATCAGTTTACCACCGACGGGGTGCAGCACTATGCTTGGGGGGGCGATCAATATAGCACCACCACAGGCGGCGATAAGGAGGATGATGAGACGAAGAAAAGACAACCCGTGCGTTTACTTTGGTCGCCAAACGGACAACATTTTGTGTTGACGCGCAAAGACAACAGACACCTCAGTCCGCTATGGGTGATCAACAATGTGGGGCAGCAACGCCCAACCTTGGAAACCTATAAATACTTGATGCCTGGCGAAACCGACTCGACAGAAGTCGATATGTACCTGTTCAACGCACAGGACCTCAGCTCCAAAAAGATCGCTGTCAATGCTTTCAAAAACCAAACGGTAGGCATTTACAACAAAGATGCCGATAAGTCAAGCTACAAAGGCAAATATTACATCAGCTACTGGCTGGGCGATAACGAAGAATTCTACATCAACCGTTCCAGTCGCGATCTAAAACGTATTGACATTGTTTCGGTCAACATCAATGGCCAAAC
This genomic window contains:
- a CDS encoding NADPH-dependent FMN reductase, with translation MAEKKIGILVGSLRKESFSKKTAHFLIKNAPAGYQLELIEIGQLPIYNQDFDEEGSPAEYKPFRDKIKTLDAVIFITPEYNRSVPGVLKNALDVASRPYGESSWDGKPALVVSTSISNISGFGANHHLRQSLVFLNMPTLQQPEVYIANIQNLFDDNGKLTNAESAKFLNDVLAAFLAFADKF
- a CDS encoding DUF4407 domain-containing protein, which translates into the protein MKDWWLKFGCFLTGFNYNLVKNSSEQSSKNVKKYTSAMLLITLVWFFIGYSFATRYLHFGMIGGLAGALLMCFVIIQIERIIILSTKVSAWSSGFRILLAVVMSILGAFIMDQITFKDDIELRKAQVMDQRVKLAVKQSEDDLQKQIAGLDSMIASATKKYDAVSLDLKKNPVIVTTYTNKSVTKDNTGKELNSTQSTNRSVMENPKKIEMEQLHKQIETLQTKKFELAASITTIKERKEKELKAATGFLDELTLLHDVVTSSKIGIFVYLLFMLFFLAIELFVLVMKLTDRESDYDKLLQHQTTIRMQMLEKLQLPETR
- a CDS encoding DUF4342 domain-containing protein, which gives rise to MSIKETFFVNGENLLKKIKEIIAEGNVTKISISDKSGKELMSFPVTIGVVGVVFAPIFAAIGALAALLTECKITVEKQKDDTPPPADKQEGTIIEVK
- a CDS encoding ABC transporter ATP-binding protein: MSLQITELTKTYKNGVKALDNINLEIGKGMFGLLGPNGAGKSSLMRTIATLQQPDAGAIRFRDIDVLKDKMSLRKVLGYLPQEFGVYPNISAEELLNYFAQLKGITGKSDRKKMIQEVLEITNLYDVRDKSVSGYSGGMKQRFGIAQLLLNRPQLIIVDEPTAGLDPAERQRFLNVLREIGTDNTVIFSTHIVDDVRELCHELAILNGGRLLYRGTAQQGQDMLAGKIWTKTIDRVDFEAESKRYNVISSNYNPDNSLNIRLYHDVKPDDSVREAKPVLEDVYFVNLKQEALHV
- a CDS encoding ABC transporter permease/M1 family aminopeptidase, whose amino-acid sequence is MFSAIFTFELKRWFKNPAFYIYGVLFFVFALFTMGSSLGVLDQATATTSSPVYANSPMSVSGMLNALSIFVYFVLPTIVGASIYRDFRYGVHHVLYSYSLDKTSYLSAKFLSSLCITVLIVCMTTLGFLAAQLLPNVNPDLLGPNHPWSFLQAYFYFVIPNLILFGAIVFALVTYTRNIYIGFIFIIFLFVLDAFLGQLRSNMDNEFLASLIDPFGFDAMRYETKYWTIDEQNVNNIPFRGAILYNRLIWGGLGLLVLALVYCTFSFSYAGVQLGKAKAPKRVTKNNFGSIMLVNLPAVKLNYSFFAYLKTAWNLSQHDFKYIIKNWVFIIMMIFAVLMVAVMTSSAGQLYGTETYPVTWMMLRNTGSIYSFFLTLIIYLFSGLLVQRSSLARMNLLVDATAIPNWALFFSKFLAMIKITCLVLFISMLTGIGYQLSQGYFQVEVGHYLYELFVLDMLNYVLLILFALFIHAFFKNYYIGFFVCLVIVMVMPMLSKVGLEQSIFKFNQGPRYSYSDMDGYGDVRHYIWYKVYWLLFALFLTGITQLFWRRGIISSVKDRWATAKSRGTAVIYVPMLAALVLFVCLGFAIYREKNIVDRYVSAKQQEQEQVDYEKKYKKYQGKAQPRIVQAYVQMDIYPSKRDFVAKVNYVLKNKTSVAIDSIFINYNDLVDSMHVAGAKLVLKDSVAEFDIYKLDRPLAPGDSVQLFSRVKNKPNNFLFDRSAILENGTFFSNSSFPSIGYQDAVELVDNDVRKKYGLPNRDRMAEPTDMQARQNTYIANDSDWIRFETVVSTDADQIAIAPGILQKEWKEGDRRYFHYKMDQKMLNFYAFISARYEVKKERWKNINLEIYYHPGHEYNLDRMMASMKKSLDYYAGSFSPYQFNQMRIIEFPVTHGTFAQAFANTVPFSEGIGFIAHVDDENPNAVDYPYSVISHELAHQWWAHQVIGANVKGSTMLSESMAEYSSLKVLEKTYGHFQMRKFLKESLDSYLTGRGNEPFKENPLTLTENQQYIHYNKGAVVMYAMSDFMGEDKFNNFLKDYVSRVAFQEAPYTTSLEFVDLLKQHTPDSLQYLIKDMYETITVYDNDVEAATYKKLSEGKYQVDITFKVQKYRTDDKGKRSYEDVKGQALKEQVGKKEFQSLPLQDYVDIAVFGEPKKEGKAEVDNEIYLARHKVTKINNKVSLIVSELPKEVGVDPYNKLIDTNSDDNRKTL